In one Bacillus spongiae genomic region, the following are encoded:
- a CDS encoding potassium channel protein, with translation MLKNQSLPERKVKRQHQRFRHLANSFFAMNIIIFIGTVGFMLLENLSLFDSLWLTMVTVLTVGYGDQIPITTEGKVFAMALIPVAIGIVTYAMGSVATILLEGEFSQTVRLNRMKIKIKQLEGHFIVCGVGRVGEQVLEHLRNKGIKAVFIDQDGERLESIMTSSDKYLIGDATEDQCLIHAGIDKAAGIIATLPSDADNVFITLTAKGLNPDIHVVARAERSSSIDKLTRAGANKVINPSSLGGNQMVMSMLKPLSVQYVEMMLHSNKQNYGIEELRIGEGCALIDKTIADAEIRKKYGVMIVAIMRGDEIIPNPNSHEMLKQNDKVVVFGGDKELSQFERVVIPL, from the coding sequence ATGCTTAAGAACCAATCGTTACCAGAAAGAAAAGTGAAAAGACAACACCAGCGGTTTCGTCATTTAGCAAATAGCTTTTTTGCGATGAATATAATTATTTTTATTGGTACAGTGGGGTTTATGCTGTTAGAAAATCTGTCCCTATTTGATTCACTTTGGCTGACAATGGTAACCGTTTTGACTGTTGGGTATGGTGACCAAATTCCAATAACCACTGAAGGAAAAGTTTTTGCTATGGCATTGATTCCTGTTGCGATCGGTATCGTAACCTATGCGATGGGTTCTGTCGCAACCATTTTATTAGAGGGAGAATTTTCTCAAACGGTGAGGTTAAATCGTATGAAAATAAAAATTAAGCAGTTAGAAGGTCATTTTATTGTTTGTGGCGTAGGGAGAGTGGGGGAGCAAGTTTTAGAACATTTAAGAAATAAAGGAATTAAAGCGGTATTTATCGATCAAGATGGAGAGCGATTAGAAAGTATTATGACTTCAAGTGATAAATACCTCATTGGTGATGCGACAGAAGATCAATGCTTGATTCATGCTGGAATTGATAAAGCAGCTGGGATTATTGCCACTCTTCCAAGCGATGCTGACAATGTATTCATAACGTTAACAGCAAAAGGCTTGAATCCTGACATTCATGTTGTTGCAAGAGCAGAAAGAAGTTCTTCTATCGATAAATTGACCCGTGCGGGGGCAAATAAGGTCATTAACCCTTCTTCTTTAGGGGGGAATCAAATGGTTATGTCTATGCTCAAGCCGTTAAGTGTACAATATGTAGAGATGATGCTACATTCAAATAAGCAGAACTATGGCATTGAAGAATTACGAATAGGAGAAGGATGTGCACTGATAGATAAAACCATAGCGGATGCAGAGATAAGAAAAAAATATGGAGTTATGATTGTTGCCATCATGCGTGGTGATGAGATCATTCCGAATCCTAATTCACATGAAATGTTGAAGCAAAACGATAAAGTGGTTGTCTTTGGCGGTGACAAAGAATTGAG
- a CDS encoding uracil-DNA glycosylase → MNIHNDWGPLLQAEFNEEYYQELQHFLSEEFRYQTVYPNKQDIYNALRYTPYGDVQVVILGQDPYHGLNQAHGLSFSVKPNVPHPPSLKNIFKELQDDLGVPIPKGGSLIPWAKQGVLLLNTVLTVREGKAHSHKNKGWERLTDKIISLLNDREDPIIFILWGKHAQEKKRQINQNRHFLLEAPHPSPLSAYRGFFGSRPFSKANKLLYRQGKSEILWNL, encoded by the coding sequence ATGAACATTCATAACGATTGGGGCCCATTGCTCCAAGCAGAATTTAATGAGGAGTATTATCAGGAACTACAACATTTCCTGTCAGAAGAGTTTCGATATCAGACCGTTTATCCAAATAAACAGGATATTTATAATGCCCTCCGCTATACCCCTTACGGAGATGTTCAGGTCGTAATTCTTGGACAGGATCCTTATCATGGCCTCAACCAGGCACATGGACTTAGTTTTTCTGTTAAACCTAATGTCCCTCACCCCCCATCATTAAAAAATATTTTTAAAGAATTACAGGATGATTTAGGAGTCCCTATACCAAAAGGTGGTAGCTTAATTCCGTGGGCGAAGCAAGGTGTTTTGTTGTTAAACACCGTCCTAACAGTCAGAGAAGGAAAAGCTCATTCTCATAAAAATAAGGGGTGGGAACGTTTAACAGATAAAATTATCTCTCTTTTAAATGATCGAGAAGATCCAATTATTTTTATTTTATGGGGAAAACATGCTCAAGAAAAGAAACGACAAATTAATCAAAATCGACATTTTCTTCTTGAGGCACCTCACCCAAGTCCTTTATCTGCTTATCGGGGCTTTTTTGGTAGCCGGCCTTTTTCAAAAGCAAATAAGCTATTATATAGACAGGGAAAATCCGAAATTCTGTGGAATTTATGA
- a CDS encoding YojF family protein, giving the protein MEPIIASKVQHAINTFSRQDVYIHMETTNGAYASHFNESFFSAGAYIRNAKVQYEHGKIAGNGPFRVGLKLSIGWIYAEGLTHFEIDQDGRLLMAGHDHEGKLAVALQISSTPFE; this is encoded by the coding sequence ATGGAACCAATCATCGCTTCTAAGGTACAACATGCAATTAATACATTTTCTCGTCAAGATGTATATATTCATATGGAAACCACAAATGGAGCTTACGCCAGTCATTTTAATGAAAGCTTCTTTTCAGCTGGAGCGTATATTCGAAATGCAAAAGTCCAGTATGAGCATGGAAAAATTGCCGGAAATGGTCCGTTTCGAGTTGGATTAAAACTTTCCATCGGTTGGATTTATGCAGAGGGTCTAACCCACTTTGAAATTGATCAAGATGGCCGCCTGTTGATGGCTGGACATGACCACGAAGGTAAGCTTGCCGTTGCTTTGCAAATTAGCTCAACCCCATTTGAATAA
- the bshB2 gene encoding bacillithiol biosynthesis deacetylase BshB2: protein MEIEKSVLVIFPHPDDEAFGVSGTIATHIKNGTPVTYACLTLGEMGRNLGNPPFATRESLPLIRKKELQAAANVMGIQDLRMMGLRDKTIEFEDDTKMKNMVFSLIKEINPSLIITFYPDYSVHPDHEATARAVVRAVRQIPEHQRPKLHCVAFAKNTEENLGKPDIVHDITPVKDIKIAAMKAHISQTAWMLVEMEEKLKNNDPEAVAWVTKERFWSYQWDKDTVQ, encoded by the coding sequence ATGGAAATCGAAAAAAGTGTCCTCGTTATTTTCCCACACCCAGATGATGAAGCTTTCGGCGTGTCAGGGACAATTGCTACTCATATAAAAAACGGAACGCCCGTTACGTATGCTTGCTTAACTCTTGGAGAAATGGGGCGTAACTTAGGAAACCCTCCATTTGCAACGCGAGAATCTCTTCCCTTGATTCGAAAGAAGGAATTGCAGGCTGCTGCAAATGTAATGGGCATCCAAGATTTACGGATGATGGGGCTGCGAGACAAAACTATTGAGTTTGAAGATGACACAAAAATGAAAAATATGGTATTTTCTTTAATTAAGGAAATCAATCCTTCATTAATCATTACATTCTATCCAGACTACTCTGTGCACCCCGACCATGAGGCTACTGCACGTGCGGTTGTTCGTGCTGTCAGACAAATACCTGAACATCAACGTCCAAAACTGCATTGTGTAGCATTTGCCAAAAACACTGAAGAAAACCTTGGGAAACCGGATATTGTTCATGACATTACTCCTGTAAAAGATATTAAAATAGCTGCTATGAAAGCACATATATCTCAAACGGCTTGGATGTTAGTGGAAATGGAAGAAAAACTAAAAAATAATGATCCAGAAGCTGTTGCTTGGGTAACAAAGGAACGTTTTTGGAGCTACCAATGGGATAAAGACACCGTACAATAA
- a CDS encoding isochorismatase family cysteine hydrolase, producing the protein MEVKAMIQIDYTWDFVADNGALSCQEPAQKIESTIYSLTKEFIENGDYVVLAVDVHEEGDTCHPETELFPPHNLRGTKGRDLYGSVKELVNENKNHPNVYFMDKTRYSAFAGTDLEMKLRERGITELHLVGVCTDICVLHTAIDAYNKGFSIVVHQNAVASFNEKGHEWSLDHFRTVLGARVI; encoded by the coding sequence ATGGAAGTGAAAGCTATGATTCAAATTGATTATACGTGGGATTTTGTCGCAGATAACGGCGCCCTTTCTTGCCAAGAACCTGCACAAAAAATAGAAAGTACTATCTATTCGTTAACGAAGGAATTTATTGAGAATGGAGATTATGTCGTTTTAGCGGTAGATGTTCATGAAGAGGGGGATACATGTCACCCTGAAACAGAACTATTTCCTCCTCATAATCTTCGTGGTACGAAAGGTCGAGATCTATACGGAAGCGTAAAAGAATTAGTAAATGAAAATAAGAATCATCCAAATGTATATTTTATGGATAAAACTCGTTATTCTGCATTTGCAGGGACTGATCTTGAAATGAAGCTAAGGGAAAGAGGAATTACTGAGCTTCATCTTGTAGGGGTATGTACGGATATTTGTGTCCTTCATACGGCTATCGATGCATACAATAAAGGTTTTTCCATTGTTGTTCATCAAAACGCGGTTGCTTCTTTTAATGAAAAAGGTCATGAATGGTCACTGGATCATTTTCGAACAGTTTTAGGAGCACGGGTAATATAA
- a CDS encoding ABC transporter ATP-binding protein: protein MPHSIMEIQSLSKSFGDLEVLREVTLQLRRGEIYGLLGPSGSGKTTLIKMMIGLEKPSVGTITFNQKPLSSKDLFYNIGYMAQGDALYNELSAYENLDFFASMYGMKKSERKMRILELMEMVELSSALHKPVSLYSGGMRRRLSLITAMLHQPKILILDEPTVGIDPVLRQKIWAKFQELKSDGVSLFITTHVMDEAEKCDVLGLIRDGHLIANDTPNQIKETFHVTTMEDVFLKMEGN from the coding sequence ATGCCGCACTCTATAATGGAAATTCAATCTCTCTCAAAATCCTTTGGGGACCTTGAAGTCCTTAGGGAAGTAACCTTACAGCTGCGTAGGGGGGAGATCTATGGACTACTCGGTCCATCCGGATCAGGTAAGACGACACTTATTAAAATGATGATTGGATTAGAAAAGCCTTCTGTTGGAACCATCACCTTTAACCAAAAGCCACTTTCCTCAAAAGATTTATTTTATAATATCGGCTATATGGCCCAAGGCGATGCACTTTACAATGAATTAAGTGCTTATGAAAACCTTGATTTTTTTGCCTCCATGTATGGGATGAAAAAAAGCGAGCGGAAAATGCGTATTTTAGAACTAATGGAAATGGTGGAATTATCGTCGGCCCTCCATAAACCTGTTTCCTTATATTCAGGCGGAATGAGACGGAGGCTGTCACTCATAACAGCCATGCTCCATCAGCCCAAAATACTAATTTTAGATGAACCTACAGTGGGTATTGACCCTGTTCTTCGTCAAAAAATTTGGGCTAAATTTCAAGAACTGAAGAGCGACGGAGTATCTTTATTTATAACTACTCACGTTATGGATGAGGCTGAAAAATGTGATGTATTAGGACTTATTCGTGATGGTCATTTAATTGCGAATGATACACCAAACCAAATTAAAGAAACCTTTCATGTCACAACCATGGAAGATGTCTTTTTAAAGATGGAGGGAAACTAA
- a CDS encoding ABC transporter permease has product MRVLGFAKRIILQLLRDKRTLALMFLAPLFILSLLWLVFDADPYTPKIGVVANAIVEERLEEQGAIVVSEEEAMEKLIDGELDGYVDMLDTPTIVVEGSDPSKTKVTMKEVQEWLSNGESSLNIQYVYGDEDMGMFDSFGPILLGFFVFFFVFLVSGVSFLRERTSGTLERLLASPLKIWEMVFGYIAGFGIFTFVQASIITWYSIYILDMLMIGSFFTVLFIIVLLSFSALTLGILLSAFAKNELQMMQFIPIVVVPQVFFSGLFNLESISEWLNWIGPMTPLYYAGSALKDVMFRGAGISDLLPSLLFLLLFSLTFITLNIITLKNYRKI; this is encoded by the coding sequence ATGAGAGTATTAGGGTTTGCCAAACGGATAATCCTTCAGCTCCTTCGAGATAAACGAACGTTAGCTTTAATGTTTTTAGCGCCTCTCTTTATTTTATCGTTGTTATGGTTAGTCTTCGACGCCGACCCGTACACGCCAAAAATTGGTGTAGTAGCAAATGCTATCGTCGAAGAACGATTGGAGGAACAGGGAGCCATCGTCGTGTCAGAGGAAGAAGCAATGGAAAAACTTATCGATGGGGAACTTGATGGTTATGTTGACATGCTAGACACACCTACAATCGTTGTAGAAGGCAGTGACCCTTCCAAGACTAAGGTCACCATGAAAGAAGTTCAAGAGTGGCTATCAAATGGTGAATCCTCACTTAACATCCAGTATGTATACGGGGATGAAGATATGGGCATGTTTGATTCATTTGGACCTATTTTACTTGGCTTTTTTGTGTTCTTTTTTGTCTTTTTAGTGAGTGGCGTTTCCTTCTTGAGAGAACGTACAAGTGGAACATTAGAGCGCTTACTTGCAAGTCCGTTGAAAATATGGGAAATGGTGTTTGGCTATATTGCTGGTTTTGGCATTTTCACTTTCGTTCAAGCCTCCATTATTACATGGTACAGTATTTACATTTTAGACATGTTAATGATAGGAAGCTTTTTCACCGTCCTCTTCATCATCGTCCTATTGTCTTTTTCAGCATTAACACTGGGAATATTATTATCAGCATTTGCAAAAAATGAGCTGCAAATGATGCAATTTATCCCAATCGTCGTCGTTCCACAAGTCTTCTTTTCGGGACTGTTTAATTTGGAGTCAATTTCTGAATGGTTAAATTGGATTGGACCCATGACACCTTTGTATTATGCAGGAAGTGCTCTAAAAGATGTCATGTTTAGAGGAGCAGGTATTTCTGATTTGCTTCCTTCTTTATTATTTTTATTGCTCTTCTCACTTACGTTTATTACTCTGAATATTATTACCCTAAAGAATTATCGTAAAATATAG
- a CDS encoding TetR/AcrR family transcriptional regulator, with product MSEENNIFDYLLNENEKVTEKQRRIIEAAVEMFAENGYAATSTNQIAKRAGVAEGTIFRHYQTKKDLLLNIVSPMMAKIIAPFVIKDVHKIMDTPYERYEDFLRAIILNRQEFFKTNINVFKIFIQEIPFHPELKEPFIEHVVKKVSEKFALVVQHYQERGQIINLPPKAVIRFTMTVIIGYIISQHVIFSEKDGNHEEEIEQTIQLIMHGLHPKEH from the coding sequence ATGTCAGAAGAAAATAATATATTTGATTATCTATTGAATGAAAATGAAAAGGTTACAGAAAAACAACGAAGAATTATTGAGGCTGCAGTCGAAATGTTTGCTGAAAATGGATATGCTGCCACCTCGACGAATCAAATAGCTAAAAGAGCAGGGGTAGCCGAAGGGACGATCTTCCGACATTATCAAACAAAAAAAGACTTATTGCTTAACATAGTCTCTCCAATGATGGCTAAAATCATTGCCCCTTTTGTGATAAAAGACGTGCACAAGATTATGGATACACCTTATGAAAGATACGAAGATTTTCTTCGTGCCATCATTCTTAACCGTCAAGAGTTTTTCAAAACGAATATTAATGTCTTTAAAATTTTTATACAAGAAATCCCTTTTCATCCAGAGCTCAAAGAGCCCTTTATTGAACATGTCGTAAAGAAGGTATCAGAGAAGTTTGCTCTAGTAGTACAACACTATCAAGAGCGAGGGCAAATCATTAACCTCCCCCCAAAAGCTGTAATTCGTTTCACAATGACTGTCATCATAGGTTATATCATCTCTCAGCACGTCATTTTCTCTGAAAAAGATGGGAATCATGAAGAAGAAATTGAGCAAACCATCCAGCTCATAATGCACGGCCTTCATCCGAAAGAACATTAA
- a CDS encoding Cof-type HAD-IIB family hydrolase, which produces MIRCIASDMDGTLLNHELKVTEENKIAIEKAKSQGVEVIIATGRSYAEARYALQEADLHLPIICSNGAEIRDEQGELIYHASMSREKAKKIALTLSELGIYYELYTNKGTYTESRELGIQILVDIYQSANPEVPEVLVRQAVEERFSNNGLIKVTDNYEQLFQDETLFINKFLAYSMDNKKLKQASETLANITEIAITSSGKENIEITAEHAQKGIALEQYINEKGITLKECMAIGDNFNDVSMLERVGYPVVMANSDEKVKALYSRQTASNRESGVGKAIEAVLSESIK; this is translated from the coding sequence ATGATTCGTTGTATAGCATCCGATATGGATGGCACATTGTTGAACCATGAATTAAAAGTGACGGAAGAAAATAAAATTGCAATCGAAAAAGCAAAATCACAAGGGGTAGAAGTAATTATTGCGACAGGAAGGTCGTATGCTGAAGCAAGATATGCCCTACAGGAAGCAGATTTACATCTACCTATTATCTGTTCAAATGGGGCAGAAATTCGTGATGAACAGGGTGAATTAATCTATCATGCGAGTATGAGTCGAGAAAAAGCTAAAAAAATAGCTCTTACCTTAAGTGAGTTAGGCATTTACTATGAACTTTATACGAATAAAGGTACTTATACAGAAAGTCGTGAATTGGGTATTCAAATTCTCGTCGATATTTATCAGTCAGCAAACCCTGAGGTGCCTGAAGTTCTTGTTCGTCAAGCAGTAGAAGAGAGATTTTCAAATAATGGATTAATTAAAGTAACCGATAATTATGAGCAGCTATTTCAGGACGAAACGTTGTTCATTAATAAATTCCTTGCTTATTCAATGGATAATAAAAAGCTTAAACAAGCAAGTGAAACGTTGGCTAATATTACTGAAATTGCGATTACGTCATCAGGGAAAGAAAATATTGAAATCACAGCAGAGCATGCCCAAAAAGGGATTGCATTAGAGCAGTATATAAATGAAAAAGGAATAACGCTTAAAGAGTGTATGGCAATAGGTGATAATTTCAATGATGTGTCTATGCTAGAACGAGTCGGATATCCCGTTGTCATGGCAAATTCAGACGAAAAAGTAAAGGCACTTTATTCACGACAAACCGCTTCCAATCGAGAAAGTGGAGTAGGAAAAGCCATTGAAGCTGTCTTATCAGAAAGCATAAAGTAG
- a CDS encoding ABC transporter permease: MRKAIKQPLFLIGFSILFLFLVSSFTYSFIWDDEIRQEFFVRSAEGKIIDDAPYGPTGSFLLGTDNEGFDLLGKIIVGAKYTILGAFAVAFLRMIISIPIGLLLGTVFRKQKRFVNGFADSFHFVPLSIIAYYILSPILNMTPDGFENTLFERIGIEIVILALLTVPIISTLIGNETMLIYQKEYVQCAKTVGASKVRIVRKHIYPALREKLFVLFGQQIMQAFIIFSHLGVVNLFLGGTILTFGFGPQDPPLSVTNEWSGLIGSSFRWMETAPWIPLAPIICFGLAILAVALMIEGYVIATSGRSHYFAKIKKVTNIDSSKVDSNVNATELERLKKTS; encoded by the coding sequence ATGAGGAAAGCAATAAAGCAACCGTTATTTTTAATTGGCTTTAGCATTCTATTTCTATTTCTCGTGAGTAGTTTCACCTATTCTTTTATATGGGATGACGAGATACGCCAAGAGTTTTTTGTACGTTCAGCTGAGGGCAAAATTATAGATGATGCTCCTTATGGCCCTACCGGCAGCTTTCTATTAGGGACAGACAATGAAGGGTTTGATTTACTAGGAAAAATCATTGTTGGAGCAAAATACACTATTTTAGGGGCGTTTGCGGTAGCCTTTCTCAGAATGATTATTTCCATTCCAATTGGTCTTTTACTAGGAACGGTATTTAGAAAGCAGAAGCGGTTTGTAAATGGCTTTGCTGATTCATTCCATTTTGTTCCCTTAAGTATTATTGCCTACTATATTTTATCCCCTATTCTAAATATGACCCCAGATGGGTTTGAAAATACACTTTTTGAGAGAATAGGGATTGAGATTGTTATATTAGCTTTACTAACAGTTCCCATTATTTCAACTTTGATTGGGAACGAAACAATGCTCATTTATCAAAAAGAATATGTTCAATGCGCAAAGACGGTGGGAGCAAGTAAAGTAAGAATTGTACGGAAGCATATTTATCCAGCTCTTCGAGAAAAGCTGTTTGTCTTATTTGGACAGCAAATAATGCAGGCTTTCATTATTTTCTCTCATCTTGGTGTCGTAAATTTATTTCTAGGTGGGACAATTCTAACTTTTGGTTTTGGTCCGCAGGACCCACCACTTAGTGTCACAAATGAATGGTCAGGTTTAATAGGTAGTTCATTTCGGTGGATGGAAACAGCTCCATGGATTCCGTTGGCACCTATTATTTGTTTTGGCTTAGCGATCTTGGCAGTCGCATTAATGATTGAAGGGTATGTGATTGCTACTTCTGGAAGGTCGCATTATTTTGCAAAAATAAAGAAAGTAACAAATATAGATTCTTCAAAAGTAGACTCAAACGTGAACGCAACGGAATTAGAACGATTAAAGAAAACGAGTTAA
- a CDS encoding ABC transporter permease subunit: MSRLLKKIVDKSFQLLFACVGIILVGALPNLLSGLSSWQLNWSMYFESVLEITSALFHLDEITYHGRDPSAVRPLFPLIIEPLSYSLTLLLGAFLVAVIVSLLLTYITMLFTERNRRKIKMIFFLFESLPDIFIILMCQMFVVFFYKKTQILLVEFAAVGPTKAYLLPILCLSILPMIHLFRLSMLTFENEERQNYVELAKSIGNGKTIIFTKHMFRNAIISVFFQSKKIIWFMLSNLFVLEILFNVPGITWFLFQNMQPKVTTVTLIAIFIPVFIFYTIGEWLIERKAGKGEVLT; encoded by the coding sequence TTGAGTAGATTACTAAAGAAAATAGTCGATAAAAGTTTTCAGCTATTGTTCGCTTGTGTAGGAATCATATTAGTGGGAGCTCTCCCTAATTTACTAAGCGGGCTTAGCTCATGGCAATTAAATTGGTCCATGTATTTTGAATCAGTTTTAGAAATAACTTCAGCTTTATTTCATTTGGACGAGATTACCTATCATGGTAGAGATCCGTCTGCAGTTCGACCTTTATTCCCCCTAATAATAGAGCCACTCTCTTATTCTCTTACTTTATTGCTAGGCGCATTTTTAGTAGCTGTTATAGTTTCCTTACTTCTTACATACATTACAATGCTTTTCACGGAAAGAAATAGAAGGAAAATAAAGATGATTTTCTTTTTATTTGAATCGCTACCCGATATATTTATTATTCTCATGTGCCAGATGTTTGTGGTTTTCTTTTATAAAAAAACACAAATATTATTAGTAGAGTTTGCTGCGGTCGGCCCTACAAAGGCGTATTTACTACCAATTCTCTGTTTATCCATTTTGCCAATGATACATCTTTTTCGTTTAAGCATGCTCACCTTTGAAAATGAAGAAAGGCAGAATTATGTCGAGTTGGCAAAATCAATTGGGAATGGAAAAACGATTATTTTCACAAAACATATGTTTCGTAATGCCATCATCTCAGTGTTTTTTCAATCGAAGAAAATCATCTGGTTTATGTTGTCTAATTTATTTGTGTTAGAGATCTTATTTAATGTACCGGGTATTACATGGTTCCTATTTCAAAATATGCAACCAAAAGTGACCACTGTTACGTTAATAGCGATCTTTATTCCAGTATTTATTTTTTATACGATTGGAGAGTGGCTGATTGAAAGAAAAGCAGGAAAAGGAGAGGTGCTCACATGA
- a CDS encoding YjiH family protein, with protein MTTKFKLTHVMKFLLPSLLGIFLFMIPIPNPLGDGVSIPIAILSTFLQDNIGSLIPAIMTILIIVTATATLVAKLFKPTFIIQQPFLNNLFNVSITWVFIRLFGAIFAVMTLYQIGPELIWEPNTGGLLLADGGLLSILFSVFLFAGLFLPLLLNFGLLELFSALLTKLMRPLFKLPGRSSIDALASWLGDGTIGVLLTNKQYEDGYYTKKEAAIIGTTFSVVSITFSLVVITEIGLESYFLPFYGTVALSGIAAAIILPRIPPLSRKPDTFINGQVREKNDEAIPTGQSPLSFGFSKAVEQGRKNSSVGIFFKDGMKNVLDMWLGVAPVVMAIGTIALVIAEHTPIFSYLGYPFIPLLELLQIPEAQAASETIVVGFADMFLPAIIGSGIESELTRFVIACLSVSQLIYLSEVGGLILGSKLPLSLFNLFVIFLLRTLITLPIIVAIAHLIF; from the coding sequence ATGACAACAAAGTTTAAGCTTACTCATGTTATGAAATTTTTACTACCTTCGCTTCTTGGTATTTTCTTATTTATGATTCCTATTCCTAATCCGCTTGGAGATGGTGTTTCTATTCCAATTGCCATTCTTTCGACGTTTCTTCAAGATAATATAGGGTCCCTTATCCCGGCCATTATGACTATCTTAATTATCGTAACTGCTACAGCAACCCTTGTAGCAAAGCTATTTAAACCGACTTTTATTATTCAACAACCCTTTTTGAATAATTTATTCAATGTCTCAATCACCTGGGTTTTTATTCGTCTATTTGGTGCCATTTTTGCCGTTATGACACTATATCAAATTGGTCCTGAATTGATTTGGGAACCAAATACAGGTGGGTTACTATTAGCAGATGGCGGATTACTATCGATTCTTTTCTCTGTATTTTTATTCGCTGGGCTATTTTTGCCCCTATTACTAAACTTTGGATTACTAGAACTTTTCTCTGCCTTATTAACTAAATTGATGAGACCTCTATTTAAACTTCCAGGACGATCTTCTATCGATGCTTTAGCTTCGTGGTTAGGAGACGGAACCATTGGGGTACTGTTAACAAATAAACAATATGAAGATGGCTATTATACAAAGAAAGAAGCTGCCATTATCGGAACGACCTTTTCAGTTGTTTCTATTACTTTTAGTTTAGTGGTTATTACAGAAATCGGACTAGAGTCCTATTTCCTTCCGTTTTATGGGACAGTAGCCTTATCAGGAATTGCTGCGGCTATCATTTTACCTAGAATCCCACCATTGTCTCGTAAACCAGACACTTTCATAAATGGCCAAGTTCGAGAAAAAAATGATGAAGCAATTCCTACCGGACAGTCACCATTAAGCTTCGGATTTTCTAAAGCTGTTGAACAAGGAAGAAAGAATTCGAGCGTTGGTATTTTCTTTAAAGATGGCATGAAAAACGTATTGGATATGTGGCTTGGCGTTGCACCCGTCGTTATGGCAATCGGGACGATTGCGTTAGTTATAGCAGAACATACACCAATATTCAGCTACCTTGGTTATCCATTTATACCGTTACTTGAGCTTTTGCAAATCCCTGAAGCACAAGCAGCTTCTGAAACAATTGTCGTTGGCTTTGCTGACATGTTTTTACCTGCTATAATCGGAAGTGGAATTGAAAGTGAATTAACTCGTTTTGTGATTGCTTGTTTATCTGTCTCTCAGCTTATTTATTTATCAGAGGTAGGGGGATTAATTTTAGGATCCAAGCTCCCTTTATCATTGTTTAATTTATTCGTAATTTTCCTATTACGTACTCTCATTACCTTACCGATCATTGTTGCGATCGCTCATCTTATCTTTTAA
- a CDS encoding bifunctional transcriptional activator/DNA repair enzyme AdaA yields the protein MTDDWKMNPYRTIQKSDADKPILSEPVSDEQWQAISNDDASYDGQFFYAVKTTGIFCRPSCKSRLPKRDNIGFFENADQALAAHFRPCKRCKPTGQRLPDEEWIAFITEYVDSHYNETLTLEALALLSHGTPYHLHRTFKKIKGMTPVNYIQNIRMEKAKMLLTTVDDPVSEIGKSVGLSNTPYFITLFKKKIGLTPEAYRRQQKQLKGFKS from the coding sequence TTGACAGATGATTGGAAGATGAATCCATATCGGACTATTCAAAAGTCAGACGCTGACAAGCCAATTCTATCCGAACCTGTTTCTGATGAACAATGGCAGGCCATTTCTAATGATGATGCTTCTTATGATGGACAATTTTTTTATGCAGTAAAAACAACAGGTATCTTTTGTCGCCCTTCTTGCAAATCAAGATTACCGAAGAGAGACAATATTGGCTTTTTTGAAAATGCTGATCAAGCATTAGCCGCACATTTTCGTCCCTGCAAACGGTGCAAGCCAACCGGGCAAAGGCTGCCCGACGAGGAGTGGATTGCTTTTATAACCGAATATGTGGATAGCCACTACAATGAAACGTTGACGCTTGAAGCACTGGCGCTTCTAAGCCATGGAACTCCTTATCACTTGCATCGAACGTTTAAAAAAATTAAAGGTATGACCCCAGTGAATTACATCCAGAATATCCGAATGGAAAAGGCGAAAATGTTATTAACTACTGTAGATGACCCTGTTTCTGAAATCGGTAAATCTGTCGGGCTTTCCAATACGCCTTATTTTATTACGCTGTTTAAGAAGAAAATCGGACTGACACCAGAAGCCTATCGTCGACAGCAAAAACAACTCAAGGGTTTCAAATCCTAG